The region CGCGCGGGCACGAGGTAGCCTAATCGATCTCGTCCGGATCGTTGAAGACCTGCGGCAGCGCAATACCGCGCCAGCCCAGGTACCACGCCAGGTTCAGCAGCAGGGTGGCGGCGATGTAGACGGCGAAGAACAGCGCAAAGAAACTGGTCTTCAGCCACACCAGCAGGGCGATGGCGACGATCAGCACCAGCAGCGCGGCCAGGCTTTTCTTTTGCTTGGAGCTGGGGAAACGCAAGGTCGACACCATCAGGCTGCCCACGCCGACGAGCAACAGCATCAGCAGATAGCTGTGCAGCATGGAATCGATGGGCGCCGGCCACGCCACCACCACGGCCGCCACGCAGGCGGCCCCGGCCGTGATCGGCATGCCGACGAAATACAGGGGATCCGTGCGTCCCACATTCACATTGAAACGCGCCAGGCGCATGGCGCCGCAGGCAACAAAGAAGAAGCTGGCCATGCCGCCAAAGCGCAGCAGCAGCGGATCGTGCACGCCCATCTGCACAAAACCATAGCAGTACAACAAGACGGCCGGGGCGCAGCCGAAATTCATCACGTCGGCGATGGAATCGAGCTGCACGCCGAACTGCGAGCTGGTGTTCGTCAGGCGCGCGACATAGCCGTCGAGCGCGTCAAATACCCCGGCCAGCACCAGCAAGGCGGCCGCCAGGCGGTAGGCATCGGCGTCGCCGACAGTCGCGTTATCGACGGAAATGACGATGCTGGCAAAACCGCAGGCTATCGAAAGCAAAGTCACCATGCTGGGCAAGGCGTACTTGGCGCGCTGCAGGCGCGACTTGGGCAATGTGTTCAAATTTGTGGGCAATCAAAGAAATCGGTAATGAGGCTACGCAGCGGCAAACGCTGCACTATGCTCATTCTACCCTGCGCAGCTGCGGCACCGTCTGCGCACGAGCGCGCGACATATCTTGTCATGGATGCTCTACGGCATATAAAAATGCCTTAGAATCATTTCACAGGGCAGCACGCTGGCACCCACCGCTGTCCGCCTACCTATACAGGAGTCAACTTGATTGCCTCGTCACTGCGTTGGAAATACTGGATACCCGCCCTGCTGAGCGCAGCCCTGCTGAGCGCCTGTGGCGGCGGCGATAGCGGCGGCAAGACGTCGCTGAGCACCTCGACCCAGGCCGGACAGCTGACACAGGAGCCGGGCGCTCCCGTCGTCAGCAACAATATCGCCACCGATGGTTTCAACTGGATCAATTACCGGCGCAGCCAGATCGGCCTGGCGCCACTGGTACGCAATAGCCTGATCGACAACGCGGCACTCGGCCACTCCAACTATCTGAACAGCAATAATGTGGTGGTGCACAATCAAGTTAAAGGCAAACCCGGCTTTACCGGCGAAACACTGTATGACCGCCTGACTGCGTCGAACTATGGCGTCACGTCCGTCTGGGGCGAAGTCATCGCGGGCGTGGCGACCAACTCCGGTTTCTACATGGCGGAAAACCTGATCACGGCCGTGTATCACCGCTTCCTCATCTTTGAACCTATCTTCAAGGAAGGTGGCGCCGGTGCCGCCGTCAACAACAGCGGCTATGCCTATTTCACCACCGACCTGGCCGGCAATAGCCGCTACGGCCCCGGCTTGCCGGCCGGACAGATCGTCAGCTACCCGTTCAACGGACAGACCAAGGTCGCCACCAGTTTCTCCAGCGATGAAGAAGAGCCCGATCCCGTGCCCAACCAGAACGTGGTCGGCTACCCGATCAGCGTCCATGCGAATTTCGACGCCACCCTCAGCGTGACGACCTTCACCGTGCGCCCGCGTGGCGCCAGCGCGGACCTGACGGTACGCCTGCTCAGCAAGGAGAGCGATGCCATCAATACATCGCGCTCGGTGGCCGCCATCATCCCGCTGGCCCCCCTGCTGGCGGCCACCACCTATGATGTGAGTTTCATCGGCAAAGTCAATGGCGCGAACGTCACGCGCAGCTGGTCATTCACGACGCGTTAGTCTGGCAGCGTCTGCCAAGCGGACGCAGTAGCGAGGGCAACTGGATGTAAAATAGCGGATATTGCATGAATGCAATTGACAAGTTTTGGGGCCCTCTGCACACCAGGCATGATGAAACCACACGCCACTTGCGATGATGATGCCGCCGTTGCGGCATCCGACATGGTCCGGATTCTCGATGTCGAGAACGGACTGGGCCGCATTATGGGCGACCGCATCCTGTACCTGAAAATCCTGCGCCGCTTCCTGCACGACCACGGCACCACGCCGTGCCAGATCCGCGCCGAATTCGACATGGGCAATTACGCTTCCGCACGCCTGAAGGCGCATACATTAAAAGGCGCCGCCGGCATGATCGGCGCGCGCCACGTGCATGGCCTGGCGGCCACCCTGGAGTCCGCACTGCGCGCGCAAGCGCCCGACCTGGCCCGGCAGATGCTGCAGCTGGAACTGGCCCAGGATCAATTGCTCGGCGCGGTCAGCAGCATGCTGGGCACGCCGGAGGCAACCCACACGGCGGCGCAGGACGTGGCGCCCGATCCGGCCGCGCCCGCCATCCAGCTGCTGCTGGCGCGCCTGGCCAGCCACCTGCGCGAAGGCGACGGCGCGGCCATCGACATCCTGGAAAACTCGGCCAGCCTGCTGGCGGCCAGCCTGGGCGTGCACGTCTACCAGGAAGTGGCGGCCGCCGCGCATGAGTTCGATTTCGACGGCGCGCTGGCGGCGCTGCTGCGGCGCCGCTAATCTTCACGCTCAACGGTGGTATTGCGCCTCTTCCGCATACGCCACGCCACAACTCTTGCCGCAAAAGCGGCGCACGGCGTCGAGCGGCTTGTCGCAATACCAGCACGCGCCTTTTGGCGGCAAGGAGGCGATCAATTCCGGCATGGCGGGCAGTGGCCGCGCCACTACCTCATCCTCGCACTCCACGACATCGGGCTGTTTGCTGTCCATGGCGCTTCCTTTCCTAGCGGCACTTCAAGGCCGCTCAGCAAGATTACGTCATTAAAGTTGATGCGGTATGAGCATGCTCAATAGACAGCGCTCCCGTGGGATACATGGCAGCAAATGGCGCTATTCGCGACGAGGCTGGCTTTGCACACTCGGCCCCACAAGATCGGCCCGTTCCATGCAGTAAGGCTCCCACTCTGTCTCCTGCCGCATGACGAAAGTCATATTGGCAAGACGCGCACCGTGCGCCTGGATGGCTTCCTTGCGCTGGGGTGTATTGACAAGCAAGGCCATCACTTGACCTACCTTGTTTTCATCCTCGGGGACCAGCTCGCCAAGGCCAGCCAGGCATTCACCGCTGCGTATCGCCATCGAATGCGCATGTGACGATTCCGAGGGTGTGGTTGCCAGAATAGCCGCCTGGGTGCTGATGGCAACATTTGCCATGCCCCGCAGAAGCCGGGCATCTCGCGAAAAATGCCGCAGCAGAAACAACTCGACATCATCGCGCACGCCATTATCATTGCTATCAATACCGGCAAGCGTTTGTTTGCCAGCAGCACCAGGATCAGGCGGTAGCACAGTGTCGATCGTCAACTGCAATGGGGCGGCAGCCAAAACCGCGATAGGAGAAACAAGCGCCAATGCGAAAAAAACAATAGCGGTGCCACGCGGGAATGAAGGATATGTCATAGGAACTCCTGGTTGGGAATTCCGACTATAAAACCGTCACACGGCAAGATATTGCTGTTCCGCAATCAATATGAATTTGCTTGCGGATACAGAGCCGGCTGAAAACCACCTCCAATAAATCATCAGGCGAAAATTCGCCCGTGGCGCTCGACAGTTGCACCTGCGCCAGGCGCAGCTCTTCGGCGAACAGATCGAACCCCGGTCTTTTCGCCGTTCGAGGTGTATGCAAAAAAACACCTCTGATACTTATTTCCGAAAGCTCCTGACCGCATCATTCGCATGCGCGTCGATGACTTTGTGAATTGCCGGCTGCTGCGCATATTTCACGCGCAGCCGCTTCCACTGCCGCTGCGCCTGCCCGCACGAACTGGCCACGGCTTGCGTGATCTCGCGCTGGCGCGCCTTGTCGTTGTCATCCCATTCGCCGGCAAAATGCTCGCACATCTGGGCGTTCTCGACGAACCGCGCCACGTCCTTCGGCAACTTTTCCTGCGCACCGGCCAGCAGGGGCAGGCAACTGAACAGCAGAGCAAGCAGCAGCTTCATCGAACCTCCTTATTTGCCGATGCAGAAACGGCTGAAAATCACGCCCAGCAAATCGTCAGGCGAGAATTCTCCCGTGATGCTCGATAGCTGCACCTGCGCCAGGCGCAGTTCTTCGGCGAACAGGTCCAGCGACTGGTCGTCCTGCGCAGCGTGTTCGGCCGCGATGTCCAGGTGCTTGCCGGCCGATTTCAAGGCGATCAGATGACGTTCGCGCGCCAGGTACAGCGATTCGCCCGTCTGCTGCCAGCCGGCGATGCGCAGCAGCTCGGCGCGCAGCAGGTCAATGCCGATGTGCTCGTGCGCCGACAGATACACGTGGGTGGCGTCCGGCATGCTGTCGACGCCGGGTTTATGCCCGGACAGATCGATCTTGTTCCACACGCGCACCACGGGCACGCCTTCGGGG is a window of Janthinobacterium rivuli DNA encoding:
- the pssA gene encoding CDP-diacylglycerol--serine O-phosphatidyltransferase, yielding MVTLLSIACGFASIVISVDNATVGDADAYRLAAALLVLAGVFDALDGYVARLTNTSSQFGVQLDSIADVMNFGCAPAVLLYCYGFVQMGVHDPLLLRFGGMASFFFVACGAMRLARFNVNVGRTDPLYFVGMPITAGAACVAAVVVAWPAPIDSMLHSYLLMLLLVGVGSLMVSTLRFPSSKQKKSLAALLVLIVAIALLVWLKTSFFALFFAVYIAATLLLNLAWYLGWRGIALPQVFNDPDEID
- a CDS encoding CAP domain-containing protein — translated: MIASSLRWKYWIPALLSAALLSACGGGDSGGKTSLSTSTQAGQLTQEPGAPVVSNNIATDGFNWINYRRSQIGLAPLVRNSLIDNAALGHSNYLNSNNVVVHNQVKGKPGFTGETLYDRLTASNYGVTSVWGEVIAGVATNSGFYMAENLITAVYHRFLIFEPIFKEGGAGAAVNNSGYAYFTTDLAGNSRYGPGLPAGQIVSYPFNGQTKVATSFSSDEEEPDPVPNQNVVGYPISVHANFDATLSVTTFTVRPRGASADLTVRLLSKESDAINTSRSVAAIIPLAPLLAATTYDVSFIGKVNGANVTRSWSFTTR
- a CDS encoding Hpt domain-containing protein, which encodes MMKPHATCDDDAAVAASDMVRILDVENGLGRIMGDRILYLKILRRFLHDHGTTPCQIRAEFDMGNYASARLKAHTLKGAAGMIGARHVHGLAATLESALRAQAPDLARQMLQLELAQDQLLGAVSSMLGTPEATHTAAQDVAPDPAAPAIQLLLARLASHLREGDGAAIDILENSASLLAASLGVHVYQEVAAAAHEFDFDGALAALLRRR